One genomic window of Notamacropus eugenii isolate mMacEug1 chromosome 6, mMacEug1.pri_v2, whole genome shotgun sequence includes the following:
- the LOC140511504 gene encoding large ribosomal subunit protein uL23-like, translating to MAPKAKKEAVVPPKTEAKSKALKAKKAVLKGVHSHKKKKVRTSPTFRRPKTLRLRRQPKYPRKSAPRRNKLDHYAIIKFPLTTESAMKKIEDNSTLVFIVDVKANKHQIKQAVKKLYDIDVAKVNTLIRPDGEKKAYVHLAPDYDALDVANKIGII from the coding sequence ATGGCGCCGAAGGCGAAGAAGGAAGCCGTTGTCCCCcccaagacagaagccaagtccaaggccttgaaggccaagaaAGCGGTGTTGAAGGGTGTCCATAGCCACAAAAAGAAGAAGGTCCGAACGTCCCCCACCTTCCGGCGACCCAAGACACTAAGACTAAGAAGGCAGCCCAAATACCCTCGGAAAAGTGCCCCTCGGAGAAACAAGCTTGATCACTATGCCATCATTAAGTTTCCTTTGACCACTGAGTCTGCTATGAAGAAGATTGAGGACAACAGCACCCTAGTTTTCATCGTGGATGTCAAGGCCAACAAGCATCAGATCAAGCAGGCAGTAAAGAAGCTGTATGACATCGATGTGGCCAAGGTCAACACGCTGATCCGGCCTGATGGCGAGAAGAAAGCTTATGTCCATCTTGCTCCAGACTATGATGCTTTGGATGTTgccaacaaaattggaatcatctAA